The window AGGGGTCCAATTATGAAAGGATTATTCACTAAAAACTATGAACAAGTTTTAATCGATAAATTTTCAGATGGATTTGAATCTGTCTCGTCAAATGAACTTCGTGAGCAATTAAGACAAATTGAATTAGACTATAACGATTTAACAACATATGCCTATAAGTATATTATAGATCATGCAAATGTATTAAGTATCGTTGTAGGAGCAAGCTCATTGAATCAATTGAAATCGAACATTGAATCATATCAAAATTTAAATGAACTTAAAGATGTTCATAACAATAAGAATGTATTTAAAGATATTAGTTATATAAATCACAACATTTAATATAACTCTTAACAATTCAAATATTTAAACCTAATGAGGTAAATCTATGAAAAAGACTTTATTTTTTATTTCCATCCCACTCTCAGTCATTATCTTATCCCTTTTATCTATTGGATTTTTTGCGGTCAATTACTTACTAAACTTTAAGTTAAGAGATGTTGGTATTATTCGACGAAGAGAAATAAAAGGAAATCGACTAAGCCCACAAACATTTAACGCATTGCCTATCACACCATTTAAAATAGATTCTAAACATGGTTATAAGCTGAGTGGTATTGAACTCAAAGCTTATGAACATAATAGATTTATCATATGTTTACACGGTGTGACAGAAAACAAAATTTCATCTAATAAATATATGATGTTGTTTCATAGCCTAGGTTACAATGTCGTATTATATGATCATAGAAGACACGGTTCAAGTGGAGGGGAACATTCTAGTTACGGTTATTATGAGAAAGATGATCTAAATACAGTCATCGACTTTTTGTATCATAAATATGATAATATTTATTTAGGCTTACATGGTGAGTCAATGGGCGCAGCAACAGCATTACTATATCAAGGTTCATTAAATGGAAAAGCTCAATTCTTAATTTCTGATTGTGCATTTTCTTCATTAGATCAACAAATTATTTATTTAGTCAAAGAAAAAATATATTCAAAATTAAAGGTTTTTACACCGATCCTTATATACTTTATTAATAAAGCTCTGCAAATCAGGACCACATATTCTTTGTACCAAATTTCACCAAAACAAAGTGTTAGACAGATTAATATCCCTATTTTATTTATTCATACTAAAAATGATACATTTATTCCTTATCAACATACTCAGTCCTTGTATAATAATAAGTCAAATGCAAAAATGTTATGGTTACCCACTAAAGGTGATCATGCAACAAGCTACAACATACACTCAAAAAGCTATAAAAATAAAGTAATTGAGTTCTTCAATCAATATGACATCCCATATGATTTACAATCTAAATAAACAGAAGGCAACTTTTGAGGTGCATCTCAAAAGTTGTCTTCTGTTTATTATTTCAAGTCACAACGCTTATCCTTTGAATCTTTATTTATGGTTTATGAATTTAAATTTTTTAAAATCACTTGCTAAATATGTTTTATATGGCAATGTTGAAATACTATCATTTATTATTCTTTGCAAATCATAATTGTTATATCTATTTGATAAATGTGTCAAAATACACGCACTCATCTGACATTCACTTTGAATCATTCGAATATCATTCAAATGTATATGCCCATATTTCCTTGCAGTAGCGTAATCACCTTCTAAATAAGTACATTCCATGATGATAATATCACATTCTCTTAACGTCGTTATTAAATCATCGAAATACATCGTATCTCCTAGTACTGCAATATTGATCCCTTTCTTACTATCTGTCATAAAGTCTTTCGATAAATATGTTTTTCCATTATGAGTAAATTCATTGTTAGTCTTTATTTCTTTATACAAAGGTCCAGGTTTTAACCCAATATTTTTAAGTGCATCAACTTTAATTGAACCCAATTGTTCTTCTTGACAAATAATATAACCAAAACTTTTAATCGTGTGTTGCAAAGGTTTGACCTTTACGACAAAACGGTTAATATTAAATTCATCATTTTCATTTACTTCTACAATTTCAATTGGATAATTTAAATGAGTACCGGTAATTTTTAAAACATTATCAACAAGTTTTTTAATACCAATAGGTCCATAAATAAATAATTTAGACCCTTCGCCCCCTTGGAAAGACCGGCTCGATATTGCTCCAAATAAACCAAAAATGTGATCACCATGTAAATGTGTTATAAAAATTCTTTTTACTTTACCTAATGTATATGATGTATTTAATATTTGATGTTGACACCCTTCTCCACAATCCATCATCCATAATTCTTGGATTTCTTGTCTTAAATCTAAAATCATCGATTGTGTGTTTCGAGTTTTTGATGGTGAACCTGCACCTGTCCCTAGAAACATTACCTCCATGTGATACACTCCTTTTACCGGTCAATTATAGCATATAAATATTGTTTTTTACGTAAACTTATGAAAAAATGATAATTAAAGAACTTTAGAAATGAGGAAAACAATGAAACATCAAATCGTACCTACCACTATCATTTTATTTGGTGCTACTGGAGATTTAAGTCAGCGCAAATTATTCCCATCTTTATACCATTTATATATATACAATAAGCTGCCTTCAAATTTCTGTATTGTGGGTACGTCACGTAAAGATTTAACTGATCACGATTTTAGACAGATGATTAAAGAATCCATCAGTAAAAAGTCATTTGACTTCACCCACCTCGATGAATTTTTAACACATCTTTATTACTCACAACAAGATGTTCTTTCAGAAGAAAGTTACATCAAATTAAATCAAAAAGTTAATGATTTAGAATCTAAGTATGATATACCTCAAAATAGAATATTT of the Abyssicoccus albus genome contains:
- a CDS encoding alpha/beta hydrolase gives rise to the protein MKKTLFFISIPLSVIILSLLSIGFFAVNYLLNFKLRDVGIIRRREIKGNRLSPQTFNALPITPFKIDSKHGYKLSGIELKAYEHNRFIICLHGVTENKISSNKYMMLFHSLGYNVVLYDHRRHGSSGGEHSSYGYYEKDDLNTVIDFLYHKYDNIYLGLHGESMGAATALLYQGSLNGKAQFLISDCAFSSLDQQIIYLVKEKIYSKLKVFTPILIYFINKALQIRTTYSLYQISPKQSVRQINIPILFIHTKNDTFIPYQHTQSLYNNKSNAKMLWLPTKGDHATSYNIHSKSYKNKVIEFFNQYDIPYDLQSK
- the rnz gene encoding ribonuclease Z — its product is MEVMFLGTGAGSPSKTRNTQSMILDLRQEIQELWMMDCGEGCQHQILNTSYTLGKVKRIFITHLHGDHIFGLFGAISSRSFQGGEGSKLFIYGPIGIKKLVDNVLKITGTHLNYPIEIVEVNENDEFNINRFVVKVKPLQHTIKSFGYIICQEEQLGSIKVDALKNIGLKPGPLYKEIKTNNEFTHNGKTYLSKDFMTDSKKGINIAVLGDTMYFDDLITTLRECDIIIMECTYLEGDYATARKYGHIHLNDIRMIQSECQMSACILTHLSNRYNNYDLQRIINDSISTLPYKTYLASDFKKFKFINHK